The following proteins are encoded in a genomic region of Vibrio tasmaniensis:
- the dsbB gene encoding disulfide bond formation protein DsbB, with protein sequence MLKDFSKGRLSWLLLLAFIVFFEACALFFQHVMMLGPCVMCIYERVAMLAIGVAAIIGAIAPHNPLSRWLGLVGWGLGAYKGLMLALEHVDYQFNPSPFATCDLFVTFPSWAPLNQWAPWMFEAYGDCSKVVWQFLELSMPQWLVIIFAGNLVAFGFVVISQFVKSKND encoded by the coding sequence ATGCTCAAAGACTTCTCTAAGGGACGTTTATCTTGGCTTTTACTGCTGGCTTTTATTGTCTTTTTTGAAGCATGCGCTCTTTTCTTTCAGCACGTGATGATGCTCGGCCCTTGCGTAATGTGTATCTACGAACGTGTTGCTATGCTCGCTATCGGCGTCGCAGCAATAATTGGTGCTATTGCCCCGCATAATCCTCTCTCTCGCTGGTTAGGCTTAGTTGGCTGGGGGTTGGGCGCGTATAAAGGATTGATGCTGGCTTTAGAACACGTTGACTACCAGTTTAACCCGTCTCCTTTCGCTACCTGCGACCTGTTCGTGACCTTCCCTAGCTGGGCACCATTAAACCAATGGGCTCCGTGGATGTTTGAGGCCTACGGCGACTGCAGCAAAGTTGTATGGCAGTTCTTAGAACTTTCAATGCCTCAATGGCTAGTGATTATCTTCGCGGGTAACTTGGTTGCTTTTGGTTTTGTAGTGATTTCTCAATTCGTTAAATCGAAGAATGACTAA
- a CDS encoding GGDEF domain-containing protein, producing the protein MKVNRHFSLTFVFGFPAVIATMLLGLIGKNHFDVVKKDISSEFQRIEEVFKRTTKVVTALDYSFSNYYKSGNPLFLDHNKQVVDGLCRIWPIDVLLLADGKTADIPSVDIDYMLVGQESLCDETSDSYKSAAKKIALAPILSFLSQLDEYHNGVHFIDTRGYVISSPEGFAKELGKELLSTIKSRPYWQRTANNPDQLTLSGPAYRFDSLDRMISMTIPVFHKGIHQGMLSVDIDANKLLASSNEHLAGRIDIIDTTLTSPSDSAAFYYKIKLEGVASHHAMYYELNFSDEARHFFVYEKDSLIVAIIVYLFSVTIFFYVNSNIERGYFKELAGKDPMTGLLNRRGLEAFWRSVEHDQLFALTVFDIDNFKLINDTFGHDKGDDVIRYMSRQISNSVRSSDVAARFGGEEFVVYIKGDDRETLMRTLQRVKSAVCSKSADIIPNGFTVSGGVCIVETEHNKLNFEEIFKYADEKLYVAKTTGKDRIEF; encoded by the coding sequence ATGAAAGTAAATAGGCACTTTAGCCTTACCTTTGTCTTCGGCTTTCCCGCGGTGATCGCGACCATGTTACTTGGACTGATAGGTAAAAATCATTTTGATGTGGTAAAGAAAGATATCAGCAGTGAATTTCAGCGTATTGAAGAAGTGTTCAAACGAACCACTAAAGTTGTTACCGCTTTAGACTACAGCTTCTCTAATTACTACAAGTCAGGAAACCCACTTTTCCTTGACCACAATAAGCAAGTGGTTGATGGTCTTTGCCGAATTTGGCCTATTGACGTATTACTTCTTGCTGATGGAAAAACGGCAGATATTCCCTCTGTCGATATCGACTATATGTTAGTTGGACAAGAATCCCTTTGTGATGAAACTAGCGATAGCTATAAAAGTGCGGCAAAGAAGATTGCTCTAGCACCCATTCTTTCATTTCTATCCCAGCTTGATGAGTATCACAACGGTGTACACTTTATTGATACCCGTGGCTATGTGATCTCTTCGCCAGAAGGCTTTGCTAAAGAGTTAGGGAAAGAACTACTTTCGACGATAAAAAGCCGCCCGTATTGGCAAAGAACCGCCAACAATCCTGACCAATTAACCTTATCTGGCCCTGCGTATCGATTTGACTCTCTTGACCGCATGATAAGCATGACGATTCCTGTGTTTCATAAGGGGATACATCAAGGAATGCTATCTGTTGATATTGACGCGAATAAACTGCTTGCCAGCTCGAATGAGCACTTAGCCGGTAGAATCGATATTATTGATACCACCTTAACGAGTCCAAGTGACTCAGCTGCTTTCTATTATAAGATTAAGCTTGAAGGTGTTGCCTCCCATCATGCCATGTACTATGAATTGAATTTTTCTGATGAGGCGCGACACTTTTTTGTTTATGAAAAAGACAGTTTAATCGTCGCTATTATCGTATACCTGTTTTCGGTTACGATTTTCTTTTATGTTAACTCCAATATCGAACGTGGATATTTCAAAGAACTTGCAGGCAAAGACCCAATGACAGGGTTATTGAATCGACGTGGTTTAGAAGCGTTTTGGCGCAGTGTGGAACATGACCAGTTATTCGCCCTGACTGTATTTGACATTGATAATTTCAAGTTGATTAATGATACCTTTGGGCATGACAAAGGGGATGATGTTATCCGCTATATGTCCCGCCAGATCAGTAACAGTGTTCGTAGCAGTGATGTGGCAGCAAGGTTTGGTGGAGAAGAGTTTGTTGTCTACATTAAAGGCGATGACCGAGAAACATTAATGAGAACATTACAACGTGTAAAAAGTGCAGTTTGTTCTAAATCCGCGGATATCATTCCTAATGGATTTACTGTGTCTGGTGGTGTGTGCATTGTTGAAACTGAGCACAACAAGCTTAACTTTGAAGAGATATTTAAGTATGCCGATGAAAAGCTATACGTGGCTAAGACGACAGGAAAAGACCGAATCGAGTTCTAA
- the dusC gene encoding tRNA dihydrouridine(16) synthase DusC, giving the protein MRVILGPMEGVLDHLMREILTEINDYDLCVTEFVRVVDQLLPPHVFHRICPELHQGSQTMAGVPIHLQLLGQHPNWMAENAFQAASLGAKGIDINFGCPAKAVNKSNGGASLLKEPELIYQVVKACREAVPAHIPVSAKIRLGWEHPEECFEIVDAIEQAKADELTVHARTKVGGYKASEIKWDYINQIREKTSLPLIANGEIWNYQDGQDCIEATGVDSLMVCRGAFNIPNLGNVVKHNHHKMPWDKVIELLLRYSEFQIKGDKGMYYPNRVKQWFVYLSKGYPEADELFKEIRTFKKAPPIVERLQRYQEEHFHSA; this is encoded by the coding sequence ATGCGAGTAATACTTGGCCCTATGGAGGGCGTTCTAGACCATCTAATGCGTGAAATCCTGACAGAGATCAATGATTACGATCTCTGTGTGACGGAATTTGTGCGCGTAGTTGATCAACTTCTTCCTCCGCATGTTTTTCACCGTATTTGCCCTGAATTACATCAAGGCTCTCAAACCATGGCTGGTGTGCCAATTCATCTCCAGCTTCTTGGACAACACCCAAATTGGATGGCTGAGAATGCCTTCCAAGCAGCCAGTTTAGGCGCTAAAGGTATCGATATTAACTTTGGGTGCCCTGCTAAAGCGGTAAATAAAAGTAATGGTGGAGCGTCACTGCTAAAAGAGCCAGAGCTCATCTATCAAGTAGTGAAAGCTTGCCGTGAAGCGGTACCTGCACACATTCCAGTGTCCGCAAAAATTCGATTAGGTTGGGAACATCCTGAAGAGTGCTTTGAAATTGTCGACGCTATCGAGCAAGCAAAAGCTGACGAACTCACCGTACATGCGCGAACCAAAGTTGGCGGCTATAAAGCCAGCGAAATCAAATGGGATTACATCAATCAAATAAGAGAGAAAACCTCTCTGCCATTGATTGCCAATGGGGAAATTTGGAACTACCAAGATGGTCAAGATTGCATAGAAGCCACTGGCGTCGACTCATTAATGGTCTGCCGTGGCGCTTTCAACATTCCCAACCTTGGTAACGTCGTTAAGCATAACCATCACAAAATGCCGTGGGATAAAGTCATTGAACTTTTACTGCGCTACTCAGAGTTCCAAATAAAAGGGGACAAAGGCATGTACTACCCCAACAGAGTGAAGCAGTGGTTTGTTTATCTAAGCAAAGGCTACCCTGAAGCGGATGAACTCTTTAAAGAAATTCGCACTTTCAAGAAAGCGCCGCCTATCGTAGAGCGCCTACAACGTTATCAAGAAGAGCATTTCCACTCAGCTTAA
- a CDS encoding YehS family protein — translation MTNNEILRRIQHALNLKNAQIIKAIEQADVTVAHDQVINWLKEDNDKSCSTMKDKELAVFLNGFINLKRGKKEGVQPKPEVALTNNMIFMKLRIALNMKAEDVLDILEVVGISLSKYEIGAYFRKPENKNYKVCEDQLLCDFLNGVQFTNRPDSEEFAG, via the coding sequence GTGACTAACAACGAAATCTTGCGTCGTATTCAACACGCGCTAAACCTTAAAAATGCACAGATCATTAAAGCTATCGAGCAAGCTGATGTGACCGTTGCTCATGACCAAGTGATCAACTGGCTTAAAGAAGACAACGACAAGTCATGCTCTACGATGAAAGATAAAGAGTTAGCGGTATTCCTAAATGGTTTTATCAACCTTAAACGTGGCAAAAAAGAAGGTGTTCAACCTAAACCTGAAGTTGCTCTGACTAACAACATGATTTTCATGAAGCTGCGTATTGCGTTGAACATGAAAGCAGAAGATGTATTAGATATATTAGAAGTGGTAGGCATCAGCCTAAGTAAGTACGAGATTGGTGCCTACTTCCGTAAGCCAGAGAACAAGAACTACAAAGTATGTGAAGACCAACTACTTTGCGATTTTCTAAATGGCGTGCAATTTACTAACCGTCCAGACTCAGAAGAGTTTGCAGGGTAA
- a CDS encoding YecA family protein codes for MTYQLLSLPESITDITPQFIEGSILASNLATKPLDPEEWLAIVAPETGKELVTTVTEQINRQHNLIQRSEYLLTDVLVDGDFNEQFADFAEGFMMVWPTVEEQWQSVTVADGTLRMLQALLTTLMLGIDEEQTQQQMVAAGLENPPALADLIDQVDLMISEVAMAADEAMLGNKSQSVNPFKDIGRNDPCPCESGKKFKQCCGKNS; via the coding sequence ATGACATATCAATTATTAAGCCTACCGGAATCAATCACTGACATTACTCCACAGTTCATTGAAGGTTCAATCCTTGCTTCCAACTTAGCCACCAAACCACTCGATCCAGAAGAATGGTTAGCTATCGTTGCACCTGAAACAGGTAAAGAGCTTGTAACAACGGTGACAGAGCAGATCAATCGCCAGCACAACCTGATTCAGCGTAGTGAATACTTACTGACAGACGTACTGGTTGATGGTGACTTTAACGAGCAATTCGCGGATTTCGCTGAAGGCTTTATGATGGTTTGGCCAACAGTGGAAGAGCAGTGGCAAAGCGTGACTGTCGCGGATGGTACTCTGCGTATGCTGCAAGCACTCCTAACAACCTTGATGCTTGGGATTGATGAAGAGCAAACTCAGCAACAAATGGTTGCGGCCGGGCTCGAAAATCCACCAGCGCTTGCCGATTTAATCGATCAGGTAGATCTGATGATTTCAGAGGTTGCAATGGCGGCTGATGAGGCGATGCTGGGTAATAAGTCACAGAGTGTGAATCCATTTAAAGACATTGGTCGAAACGACCCTTGCCCATGTGAAAGTGGTAAAAAGTTCAAACAGTGCTGTGGAAAAAACAGTTAA
- the fadR gene encoding fatty acid metabolism transcriptional regulator FadR, giving the protein MVIKAKSPAGFAEKYIIESIWNGRFAPGSILPAERELSELIGVTRTTLREVLQRLARDGWLTIQHGKPTKVNQFMETSGLHILDTLMTLDVDNASKMVEDLLAARTNISPIFMRYAFKANKEASERTITNVIESCESLLAAPTWDEFLESSPYADKIKQSVKEDVEKDEAKRQTILIAKTFNFYDYMLFQRLAFHSGNQIYGLIFNGVRKLYDRVGSYYFSNPEARRLAMEFYKNLFVICESGERENLPLVIRNYGIASAQIWNEMKTTLPTNFTEDDS; this is encoded by the coding sequence ATGGTCATTAAGGCAAAGAGCCCGGCAGGATTTGCAGAAAAGTATATCATTGAAAGTATTTGGAATGGCCGTTTCGCTCCAGGTTCTATCTTGCCCGCAGAGCGCGAGCTTTCTGAGCTGATTGGTGTTACACGTACTACGCTTCGTGAAGTACTTCAGCGTCTTGCTCGTGATGGTTGGTTGACAATCCAACACGGTAAGCCAACTAAAGTTAATCAGTTTATGGAAACGTCAGGTCTTCATATCCTTGATACATTGATGACGTTGGACGTTGATAACGCAAGCAAAATGGTAGAAGACCTGCTTGCTGCTCGTACTAACATCAGCCCTATCTTTATGCGTTATGCATTCAAAGCAAATAAAGAGGCTTCAGAGCGTACGATTACTAACGTGATTGAATCTTGTGAATCTTTACTTGCGGCACCTACTTGGGATGAATTCTTAGAATCGTCGCCATATGCTGACAAGATCAAACAATCGGTGAAAGAAGACGTAGAAAAAGATGAAGCGAAGCGTCAAACGATCTTAATTGCTAAAACTTTTAACTTCTACGATTACATGCTTTTCCAACGTTTAGCATTCCATTCAGGTAACCAAATTTATGGCCTGATCTTTAATGGTGTTCGTAAGTTGTACGACCGTGTTGGCAGCTACTACTTCTCTAACCCAGAAGCTCGTCGTTTAGCCATGGAGTTCTACAAAAACTTGTTTGTTATTTGTGAAAGCGGTGAGCGTGAGAATTTACCACTTGTGATTCGTAACTACGGTATCGCAAGCGCACAGATTTGGAACGAGATGAAGACAACGTTACCGACAAACTTTACTGAAGACGACAGCTAA
- a CDS encoding ABC transporter substrate-binding protein, whose translation MSSVKKVLAAVLSCLLLLWAGNVMANVAKVSVSQVVDHPDLNATRLGLLEGLRAKGYESGKNLEFSYEMADGNPVQAAKIARELVSENPHVLVGIATPTSQALVSATRTIPIVFTAVTDPIGARLVKQLDKPGRNVTGLSDLSPISQHVSLIKELLPNAGSIGVVYNPAEANAVALVELLKQATQDFGFTLHTAKALTINDVEEKTASVAKKSDVIYALTDNTVASGIEGLIDAASQARTPVVAGATSYVGKGAIAGLGLDYYDVGVQTADYVAAILNGQKPGKLSVKTAQSSQLVVNLEAARELGLTLPKSVVERAIVSR comes from the coding sequence ATGAGTTCTGTAAAAAAGGTATTGGCAGCGGTTTTAAGCTGTCTGTTGTTGCTATGGGCTGGCAATGTAATGGCGAACGTTGCCAAAGTTTCGGTTTCACAAGTTGTCGACCATCCAGATTTGAACGCAACACGTCTAGGGCTTCTTGAAGGATTGAGAGCCAAAGGTTACGAATCGGGTAAAAATTTAGAGTTCTCTTATGAAATGGCTGATGGCAACCCCGTTCAGGCAGCAAAAATAGCCAGAGAGTTAGTTAGCGAGAACCCTCATGTATTAGTTGGCATCGCGACACCGACCTCGCAAGCTTTGGTTTCAGCGACTCGAACAATCCCGATTGTGTTTACCGCGGTGACAGACCCTATCGGCGCAAGGCTTGTTAAACAACTGGATAAGCCTGGACGAAATGTCACGGGTCTTTCCGACTTGTCACCTATTTCCCAACACGTATCTCTTATTAAAGAACTACTCCCTAATGCAGGTTCAATCGGCGTGGTCTATAACCCAGCAGAAGCCAATGCTGTCGCTTTAGTCGAGCTGTTAAAACAGGCCACACAAGACTTTGGTTTTACTTTGCATACTGCAAAAGCGTTAACCATCAATGATGTTGAAGAAAAAACAGCGTCTGTGGCTAAAAAGTCTGATGTTATCTACGCGCTGACCGATAACACAGTGGCAAGCGGTATCGAAGGGCTGATAGACGCGGCAAGCCAAGCACGTACCCCTGTGGTTGCAGGAGCAACGTCTTATGTCGGCAAGGGAGCGATTGCTGGTTTGGGTCTAGATTACTATGACGTTGGGGTGCAGACTGCAGATTATGTGGCCGCGATTTTGAACGGACAAAAACCAGGGAAGTTGAGTGTTAAAACGGCTCAAAGCTCTCAGTTGGTTGTGAATCTAGAGGCTGCTCGTGAGCTTGGTTTGACACTACCAAAGTCTGTGGTTGAACGTGCGATAGTGAGTCGTTAA
- the nhaB gene encoding Na(+)/H(+) antiporter NhaB, producing MPMSLGNAFIKNFLGKAPDWYKLAIISFLIINPFVFFLVDPFVAGWLLVVEFIFTLAMALKCYPLQPGGLLAIQAVAIGMTKPEMVYHELQANLPVLLLLVFMVAGIYFMKELLLFIFTKILLGIQSKILLSVAFCVAAAFLSAFLDALTVIAVVISVAVGFYSIYHKVASGKGTTSAHDHTHDEEISELTRDDLENYRAFLRSLLMHAGVGTALGGVMTMVGEPQNLVIAKQAGWEFGEFIIRMLPVTLPVFFCGILTCALVEKFKVFGYGAELPNNVRQILVEFDNKERANRTKQDVAKLWVQSAIAVWLIVGLALHVAEVGLIGLSVIILATAFTGVIEEHSMGKAFEEALPFTALLAVFFAVVAVIIDQALFKPVIDAVLHVEDKGAQLALFYVANGILSMVSDNVFVGTVYINEVKTALVEGVITRDQFDLLAVAINTGTNLPSVATPNGQAAFLFLLTSALAPLIRLSYGRMVLMALPYTIVLALVGLAGIVFFVEPMTAWFYDAGWIIHRTGEVLAPVISGGH from the coding sequence ATGCCGATGTCTCTCGGAAACGCTTTTATCAAAAACTTCCTTGGTAAAGCTCCTGATTGGTATAAACTTGCCATCATTTCCTTTTTAATCATCAACCCGTTTGTTTTTTTCCTAGTTGACCCATTTGTTGCGGGCTGGCTACTAGTGGTTGAGTTTATTTTCACTCTAGCTATGGCTCTAAAATGCTACCCTCTCCAACCGGGTGGTTTATTGGCAATTCAAGCCGTCGCCATTGGCATGACTAAACCAGAAATGGTTTATCATGAGCTACAAGCAAACCTTCCAGTATTACTCTTACTAGTATTCATGGTTGCTGGCATCTACTTCATGAAAGAACTACTTCTGTTCATTTTCACGAAGATCCTGCTCGGTATCCAATCCAAAATTCTACTCTCTGTCGCTTTCTGTGTCGCCGCAGCATTCTTGTCTGCCTTCCTAGATGCGCTGACAGTAATCGCCGTAGTCATTAGCGTTGCGGTGGGCTTCTATTCTATCTACCACAAGGTTGCATCAGGTAAGGGCACAACGTCTGCGCACGATCATACTCATGATGAAGAGATCTCTGAGCTAACTCGTGATGACCTTGAAAACTACCGCGCATTCCTACGTTCACTACTTATGCACGCCGGTGTGGGTACTGCTCTGGGTGGTGTAATGACCATGGTAGGTGAACCACAAAACTTAGTAATTGCTAAACAAGCGGGTTGGGAGTTCGGTGAATTTATCATCCGCATGCTGCCAGTCACACTGCCTGTTTTCTTCTGCGGTATTCTAACTTGTGCACTTGTAGAAAAATTCAAAGTATTTGGCTACGGTGCAGAGCTGCCAAATAACGTTCGCCAAATCTTAGTTGAATTTGACAACAAAGAACGCGCAAACCGTACAAAACAAGATGTAGCTAAACTATGGGTTCAGAGTGCAATCGCAGTTTGGCTTATTGTTGGCCTTGCGCTTCACGTCGCTGAAGTTGGTTTGATTGGTCTTTCAGTCATTATTTTAGCAACAGCATTTACTGGCGTTATCGAAGAGCACTCGATGGGTAAGGCCTTTGAAGAGGCACTGCCATTTACCGCACTGCTTGCCGTCTTTTTTGCGGTTGTCGCTGTAATCATCGACCAGGCTCTATTTAAGCCAGTAATCGATGCCGTACTTCACGTTGAAGATAAAGGCGCACAGCTCGCACTCTTCTACGTAGCCAATGGTATCTTGTCGATGGTTTCAGACAACGTATTCGTCGGTACGGTTTACATCAACGAAGTGAAAACAGCTCTGGTAGAGGGCGTCATTACTCGCGACCAATTCGATCTACTCGCTGTTGCTATCAATACAGGTACTAATTTACCTTCTGTTGCTACGCCAAACGGCCAAGCTGCATTCTTATTCCTATTAACGTCAGCACTTGCTCCGTTGATTCGACTGTCTTACGGCCGTATGGTATTGATGGCTCTGCCATATACTATCGTGCTAGCACTTGTTGGCCTTGCCGGTATTGTGTTCTTCGTAGAGCCGATGACAGCATGGTTTTATGATGCAGGTTGGATCATTCACCGTACTGGTGAGGTGCTCGCTCCAGTTATCTCTGGTGGCCACTAA
- the yfbV gene encoding terminus macrodomain insulation protein YfbV, translating to MSNRVGLANSLKDGQKYMDLWPVRKELNSIFPEQRIIKATRFGVKVMPAIAAISVLTQMVFNNYQAMPQAVVMALFAISLPLQGMWWLGNRSNTKLPPALVSWYRELHEKITETGFALEPMKSRPRYKELAIILNRAFRQLDKSSMERWF from the coding sequence ATGAGTAATAGAGTTGGTTTAGCGAATAGTTTAAAAGATGGCCAAAAATACATGGATCTCTGGCCCGTCAGAAAAGAGTTAAACTCGATCTTCCCTGAACAGCGCATTATTAAAGCGACGCGTTTTGGCGTGAAAGTCATGCCAGCGATAGCCGCAATAAGTGTTCTTACACAAATGGTCTTTAATAATTATCAAGCGATGCCACAAGCTGTGGTTATGGCTTTGTTCGCTATTAGTTTACCGCTCCAAGGTATGTGGTGGTTAGGCAACCGCTCAAACACAAAACTTCCACCTGCGCTAGTCTCGTGGTATCGCGAGCTGCATGAGAAGATCACTGAAACGGGTTTTGCGTTAGAACCAATGAAATCACGTCCTCGTTATAAAGAATTGGCGATCATTTTAAATCGCGCATTTCGTCAGCTAGATAAATCCTCAATGGAACGTTGGTTTTAA
- a CDS encoding acetate kinase, which translates to MSKLVLVLNCGSSSLKFAVVDAESGAEHLTGLAECLGLPEARMKWKLDGKHEAQLGAGAAHVEALSFMVETILASKPELKANLGAIGHRIVHGGEQFTSSALITDEVLKGIQDAATFAPLHNPAHLIGIEAAQKNFPGLQNVAVFDTAFHQTMPSESYLYALPYNLYKEHGIRRYGMHGTSHLFITREVAGLLNKPVEEVNIINCHLGNGASVCAIKNGQSVDTSMGLTPLEGLVMGTRCGDLDPAIIFHLHDALGYSVEEINNMLTKESGLAGLTEVTSDCRFVEDNYGEKEEATRAMDVFCHRLAKYVAGYTATLEGRLDAITFTGGIGENSGPIREMVLNRLGIFGIEVDGEANLKARFGGEGTITTANSRIPAMVISTNEELVIAEDTAKLAGL; encoded by the coding sequence ATGTCTAAGCTAGTTTTAGTTTTAAACTGTGGTAGTTCTTCTCTTAAATTCGCTGTTGTTGATGCAGAATCAGGTGCTGAGCACCTAACTGGTCTTGCTGAGTGTCTTGGTCTTCCAGAAGCTCGTATGAAGTGGAAACTTGATGGCAAGCATGAAGCACAACTAGGCGCGGGCGCAGCTCACGTAGAAGCACTATCTTTCATGGTAGAAACTATTCTTGCTTCTAAGCCTGAGCTTAAAGCTAACCTTGGCGCTATCGGTCACCGTATCGTACACGGCGGCGAGCAGTTCACTTCTTCTGCGCTTATCACTGACGAAGTGCTTAAGGGTATTCAAGACGCTGCGACTTTCGCACCTCTTCATAACCCTGCTCACCTTATCGGTATCGAAGCGGCTCAAAAGAACTTCCCTGGCCTTCAAAACGTTGCTGTATTTGACACTGCGTTCCACCAAACAATGCCTTCTGAGTCTTACCTATACGCTCTACCGTACAACCTGTACAAAGAGCACGGCATCCGTCGTTACGGCATGCACGGTACTTCTCACCTATTCATCACTCGTGAAGTTGCAGGCCTACTAAACAAGCCAGTTGAAGAAGTTAACATCATCAACTGTCACCTAGGTAACGGCGCTTCTGTATGTGCTATCAAGAACGGTCAATCTGTAGATACTTCTATGGGTCTTACTCCTCTTGAAGGTCTTGTAATGGGTACTCGTTGTGGTGACCTAGATCCTGCGATCATCTTCCACCTACACGACGCTCTTGGTTACTCTGTTGAAGAAATCAACAACATGCTAACTAAAGAGTCTGGCCTAGCTGGTCTAACTGAGGTGACTTCTGACTGTCGTTTCGTTGAAGACAACTACGGTGAGAAAGAAGAAGCAACTCGTGCAATGGACGTGTTCTGTCACCGTCTAGCTAAGTACGTTGCTGGTTACACGGCAACTCTAGAAGGTCGTCTAGACGCAATCACTTTCACTGGCGGCATCGGCGAGAACTCTGGCCCAATCCGTGAAATGGTTCTTAACCGCCTAGGCATCTTCGGCATCGAAGTTGACGGTGAAGCTAACCTTAAAGCTCGTTTCGGCGGCGAAGGTACTATCACTACAGCTAACAGCCGTATCCCTGCAATGGTTATCTCAACTAACGAAGAGCTAGTAATTGCTGAAGACACTGCGAAACTAGCAGGTCTTTAA